The following coding sequences lie in one Erwinia amylovora genomic window:
- the tssL gene encoding type VI secretion system protein TssL, short form, whose translation MRQEIDIDQLMTETWLTVTLLRRGATTLDGAALYDNCTKQVENAREALQRAGYDEASIGHITYAQCALLDEAVMSRKSVENAHRLDDSQVAWRKAPLQARFFGSLHAGEALWERIAEVLRQPAPDNAVLTCYHRVIALGFQGLYSVETVSQEQRGEVIKALSERVPMPDADLSLVIHRTAKHRYSMVRSVWFWVIMTAVLTAGVWWGGHLWLQALLSAQIPELRR comes from the coding sequence ATGAGACAAGAAATCGATATCGACCAACTGATGACGGAAACCTGGCTGACCGTCACCTTACTGAGGCGGGGGGCCACCACGCTGGACGGCGCAGCGCTTTATGATAACTGCACGAAGCAGGTTGAAAACGCCCGTGAGGCGCTGCAACGCGCAGGGTACGACGAAGCCAGCATTGGGCATATCACCTACGCCCAGTGCGCCCTGCTGGATGAAGCGGTGATGAGTCGAAAATCCGTGGAGAATGCACACCGGCTGGATGACAGCCAGGTGGCCTGGCGTAAAGCGCCGCTTCAGGCGCGTTTTTTTGGCTCCCTGCATGCCGGTGAGGCGCTTTGGGAGCGTATTGCGGAAGTGCTGCGGCAGCCTGCACCGGATAACGCGGTGCTGACCTGTTATCACCGCGTCATTGCGTTGGGCTTCCAGGGGCTGTACAGCGTGGAGACCGTCAGCCAGGAACAGCGGGGAGAGGTGATTAAGGCACTTTCTGAACGGGTGCCGATGCCTGATGCGGATCTGTCTCTGGTGATCCACCGGACCGCTAAACACCGCTACAGCATGGTGCGCTCAGTTTGGTTCTGGGTAATCATGACGGCCGTACTGACGGCGGGAGTCTGGTGGGGCGGGCACCTTTGGCTCCAGGCGCTGCTATCTGCGCAAATACCGGAGCTGCGACGTTAA
- a CDS encoding OmpA family protein has translation MRPSAIASVVLHILTGAAALLWLLWYFIPLGNLFRLMLTLLVVAVAGWLAWKGCRYRKVPADGALSSIEIPTLDTQKPVVLVCGEGLDSLFPVQNLRKTAQGWWLRVGNISQLKDAVRLVLEQQFRQAGQLSVMYVCLPDQHQDEAVLRASISALRQQISQLTTLTGFALPVVLHCAFSGPQTPWVIVRGDKPLVCAANELPQALVDWQQTGNNLSMLPVLGQAFTFIHDTLLDEMAKADRLIPPVAPFAVALRTGAASAESHSVWAQWLYRRTCLQFPPVKGGLELACPFPDAVLPLLAPFASPVQGGQRSRRVVLLLWLCALAALVFSAANNLALIRLVAADLQRWSAIPMTHYAPKAQSLIALKQHVLMLERWQRQGEPMRYGLGYYPGQRLWLVLQQAIDSWVPAPPSLIPVEKDTPQAVRLDALSLFDTGKYQLKPNSTKMLVKALMGIKAKPGWLIVVAGHTDNTGEANANQVLSHKRAEALRHWMLSTSDVSPTCFAVQGYGATRPIASNDTVEGREANRRVEISLVPQVDACQTPAPQGPSND, from the coding sequence ATGCGCCCCTCTGCTATTGCCTCTGTTGTATTACACATCCTGACGGGAGCGGCAGCGCTGTTGTGGCTGCTTTGGTATTTCATTCCGCTGGGCAATCTGTTCAGGTTGATGCTCACCCTGCTGGTTGTCGCAGTTGCAGGTTGGCTGGCGTGGAAAGGTTGTCGTTACCGTAAAGTGCCCGCAGACGGCGCACTTTCATCCATTGAGATCCCCACTTTAGACACGCAGAAACCTGTGGTGCTGGTGTGTGGTGAGGGGCTGGATAGCCTGTTTCCGGTGCAGAATCTGCGAAAAACAGCCCAGGGTTGGTGGTTGCGCGTCGGCAACATCAGCCAGCTTAAAGACGCGGTGCGCCTTGTGCTGGAACAACAATTTCGCCAGGCAGGCCAGCTTTCGGTGATGTACGTTTGCCTCCCTGACCAACATCAGGATGAGGCCGTTTTACGGGCATCGATTAGCGCTTTGCGGCAGCAAATCAGCCAACTGACTACGCTGACCGGTTTTGCCTTACCTGTTGTTCTGCACTGCGCATTCTCCGGTCCGCAAACGCCCTGGGTGATCGTTCGCGGAGACAAACCGCTGGTATGTGCCGCCAATGAGCTGCCCCAGGCGCTGGTCGACTGGCAGCAGACGGGAAATAACCTCTCAATGCTACCGGTCCTTGGCCAGGCTTTCACCTTTATCCATGACACGCTGCTTGATGAGATGGCGAAAGCGGACCGCTTAATCCCGCCCGTTGCTCCGTTTGCTGTCGCTTTGCGTACCGGTGCGGCATCCGCAGAGTCTCATTCAGTATGGGCACAGTGGCTTTATCGCCGAACCTGTTTGCAATTTCCACCGGTGAAGGGGGGCCTGGAGCTGGCCTGCCCCTTTCCCGATGCCGTTCTGCCTTTACTGGCTCCTTTTGCCTCGCCGGTACAAGGCGGTCAACGCAGCCGCCGCGTTGTGCTTCTGCTTTGGCTTTGCGCCCTGGCCGCGCTGGTTTTTTCTGCAGCCAATAACCTGGCTCTCATTCGTCTGGTGGCTGCTGACCTGCAGCGTTGGTCCGCCATTCCGATGACTCATTACGCGCCCAAGGCGCAATCCCTCATTGCTCTGAAGCAGCATGTACTGATGCTTGAACGCTGGCAGCGCCAGGGTGAGCCAATGCGTTACGGCCTGGGGTATTACCCGGGACAACGTCTGTGGCTGGTTCTTCAACAGGCTATTGATAGCTGGGTTCCGGCGCCCCCCTCTTTAATACCTGTTGAGAAAGACACGCCACAAGCCGTGCGTCTCGATGCCCTGTCGCTGTTTGATACCGGTAAGTATCAGCTTAAACCGAACAGCACCAAAATGTTGGTAAAGGCGTTGATGGGCATTAAGGCCAAACCCGGTTGGCTGATTGTGGTCGCGGGTCATACCGACAACACCGGGGAGGCTAATGCGAACCAGGTACTGTCGCATAAACGTGCTGAAGCACTTCGTCACTGGATGCTGTCGACCAGTGATGTATCACCCACCTGCTTTGCCGTTCAGGGCTACGGCGCAACGCGCCCAATCGCTTCTAACGACACGGTGGAAGGCCGTGAGGCCAACCGCCGTGTTGAAATTAGTCTGGTGCCACAGGTTGATGCCTGTCAAACACCCGCACCTCAAGGCCCATCAAATGATTGA
- a CDS encoding Hcp family type VI secretion system effector yields the protein MAIPIYLWLKDDGGAAIKGSVNVKDREGSIEVLSQDHSLYMPTDNNTGKLTGTRIHTPFQFSKEIDSSSPYLYRAVTSGKKLKSAEFKWYRINDAGQEVEYFNTRLEDVKLVKVAPKMHDIKDPTKEKHNHLEIIELRYEKITWTYKDGNIIYSDSWDDRPSA from the coding sequence ATGGCAATTCCAATTTATCTATGGCTGAAAGACGACGGCGGCGCGGCCATTAAAGGCTCCGTAAATGTTAAAGACCGTGAGGGCAGCATCGAAGTTCTCTCGCAGGATCATAGCCTGTATATGCCAACCGATAACAATACCGGCAAACTGACGGGCACCCGCATTCATACCCCGTTCCAGTTTAGCAAAGAAATCGATTCCTCCAGCCCGTACCTGTACAGAGCGGTAACCTCTGGCAAAAAGCTGAAGTCTGCCGAGTTCAAGTGGTACAGAATCAACGATGCGGGTCAGGAAGTGGAGTATTTCAATACCCGACTTGAGGACGTCAAGCTGGTAAAGGTCGCGCCAAAAATGCACGACATTAAAGACCCGACCAAAGAGAAGCATAATCACCTCGAAATCATCGAGCTGCGTTATGAAAAAATCACCTGGACCTATAAAGACGGCAACATCATTTATTCCGATTCCTGGGACGATCGCCCCAGCGCGTAA